Below is a genomic region from Paraburkholderia phenazinium.
ACTCGGCGCAATGACTGGAATGAGGTCGGGAGTCAGCGCCTCGATACCGCCCCAGGTCCGCACAATAGGCGCGTTGCGAAGCTGGGGGAAAAAATCGAGGACAGTGCTGGCGCTTTCCACCATACGGTCGGCAACCGTCACTGATGTCTCGTTGGGCATATCAACAATTGCCGGCACTCCGCCGCCAATTACAATCGTGCCCGACTCGGTTTGCTTGAACGACAACGTCCGGTCAATCCCAACCACAACCGTGTCAATAAACTTGGGCAACCGCGCAGTCACCATCAGCGTATAGCCAACGGGCTCGCACGGAATGTAGTCTCCGGCAAATCGTGCGAACTGGTCCGCCCAAGCTCCGCCGCAGTTGACGATTACATTCGCACGTCGCGGACCCGCGGATGTTTCCACGACCCAGTTGCTGCCTGACTGCTGTAGTCCTGTTGCGCAGACGCCTTCCTCGAATTCAGCTCCGAATTGCTCTGCGCGCAGGCGAAACGCCCGCGTTGTCCGGGCAGGATTCGCGTGGCCATCGCGTCGAGCGATGATTCCTCCGACAGCCATGTTTGACACACCAGGCAGCAGTCTACGGAGTTGCTCGCGGTCGAGTAGCTCTTCGAAATCGTAGCCAAGGCTACGCGTCTCGGCCACACGCTTCTCGCACCAAGCCATCTCCCCCGCGTCGCCGGCCACCCCAATTTGTCCGACGTCTCCGACGAAGTGGCAAATCGGGGCCAGTTCGGGACCAAGAAGCGATTCAAGGTCAAACCACCGGTCCATCGCTGCCATCGACAATGGAAGTTCAGCAACATCCCGCACTAGCCGACGGACGCCGCCAGCGTTGACGCCCGATGCGTGACGACCGACCGTGTTCTTTTCGATGACGAGTACTGAGAGGCCCTTCTTTGCGAGGTGCAATGCTGTGCAGCAGCCGTGAAGGCCGCCGCCAATCACAATCGCATCATAAGAAGGGCTTGTGGTCACATTCCGTATGCTTGATTTCATGCTTAAAGCTCACGACGAGACGGTTCACCCTTGGGCTTCAAATCTGGGTCTATGAAGGCGTTTCGGAGTTCGGCCCACGCTCCAAGCGACACCGGCTTCACAGGAATGCGCGGGCGGTACAGTCCCACCTGCTCCACTGTTCGGCCGGTCTCTTCGGCGATAATTCTTGTGACGGTCGTTCCGCACATGCGCCCTTGGCAGGGCCCCATTCCGCAACGCGTAAGAGACTTAATCTGATTAGGGTCTCTGAGACCCTCCTCAATGCTCTGACGCAGCGAAGATGCAGATATCTCTTCGCAACGACAAACGATGGTATCTCCCGAAGGAAGAGGCTTAACCAGCGACGGAGGGAATGCGGCGTCGAGAAATGGCCGGATGCGCGTGAACTCCTTAAGGAGCTTCTGGTCACGTCTTGCACTCGCGTCACGCTCGTGCACGGTAATCCGCCCAAGTCGACGAGCGGTGTCGAACGCTGCAAGACGGCCAAGCAGTACAGCAGCCTTCGCGCCGAAGATACGTTGTCCGTCGCCGGCAATAGCGATGCGTTCGAGGCTCGTTGCGCCCCATTCGTCAACGTCGGGTCTCCAGGCGAGCTGCGTTTTGTCCCAGAGATGGCGGCATCCCGTCGAGCGGCTCAACTGCACGTTCGGCACCACCCCATCATGCAGAAGAAGCACTGATGCCGGGATGCTTCGACGCTTCCCCTCTGCTACAAACGAGACTACTTCAAGCTTCTTTACGCCCTTCGCTTCGACCCCCGAAACGCCGTGATGGATTTCGACACCGGCCGCGCGTAAGCGACGCATCCAGGAAAGGCCTTTGATAATCTCCTGAAATTGGGTGAATGCACGGGGAAGCTGCATCAAGGCCTCAGCGCGCAACATCCGCGGAGTCGTAATCAGCACGGCCTTTAAGGGCACGCCTGCATCGAGCAGTTGAGCTGCGACGAGCAACGGTAAGGGTCCGCAACCAGCGATGACGGTGGCCTCGGCGGGCACCACCCCCGATGACTTCAGGAGCGTCTGCGCCGCACCGGCACCTAGGACGCCCGGCAGCGTCCATCCGGATACTGGCACAGGGCGCTCCATCGCACCCGTTGCTAAAATGACCTGGCGGCCGCGCAGCAACGAGGCCTCGCCCGCCTGAGTGATACCGACAGCGCCATCCGCGAGAACCTGCCAGACGGCCGACCCCGGTGCATAAGTCGCTCCACTTCGGCGAAAAGCCTCAACCTGGGCAAGCCCGGAGCGAAAATCGGGTCCGAGAATTGGGCCGATGCGGTCGCCAGGAGTCGAGCGACGTTCGACAGACCGATAAATCTGGCCGCCTGGTGTTTCCTGCTCGTCGAGAAGCACTGTGTCGATTCCACGCTCCGCCGCAAGCGTCGCGGCAGCGAGGCCGGCCGGTCCTCCTCCGACAACTACGAGTTCACATTCAACGCGGTCGGCGATTCTCATAACAACTCCATTTCTCCTGGGCCGTCCTGATGCGTGACCTTCATTCCCGGCTTTGCAACAACAAGGCATGACTGGCAATTCGCGATGCCGTCAATCTCGACCAGGCAGTCGAAACAGTTGCCAATCATGCAGTGAGGCTGCCGCGGCGCCCCTGTGACGGGCGTCGTGCGAAAGCACTCGACTCCATGGGCTAAAAGCGCGGCCGCTACTGTGTCTCCTTCAGTGGCACTTACAAGCTCTCCCTCGAAGGTGAACTCAACCGCGTTCGCTGAAGGCTGTAATCTCGTGAACATTGCCATCTTCTAACTTGAAATTGCTCTTACTGC
It encodes:
- a CDS encoding NAD(P)/FAD-dependent oxidoreductase, with amino-acid sequence MKSSIRNVTTSPSYDAIVIGGGLHGCCTALHLAKKGLSVLVIEKNTVGRHASGVNAGGVRRLVRDVAELPLSMAAMDRWFDLESLLGPELAPICHFVGDVGQIGVAGDAGEMAWCEKRVAETRSLGYDFEELLDREQLRRLLPGVSNMAVGGIIARRDGHANPARTTRAFRLRAEQFGAEFEEGVCATGLQQSGSNWVVETSAGPRRANVIVNCGGAWADQFARFAGDYIPCEPVGYTLMVTARLPKFIDTVVVGIDRTLSFKQTESGTIVIGGGVPAIVDMPNETSVTVADRMVESASTVLDFFPQLRNAPIVRTWGGIEALTPDLIPVIAPSKTSAGIWHAFGFSGHGFQLGPIVGSVLADLIVDGKSDFSIEAFSPTRFSSEVVATDSNLN
- a CDS encoding NAD(P)/FAD-dependent oxidoreductase, which gives rise to MRIADRVECELVVVGGGPAGLAAATLAAERGIDTVLLDEQETPGGQIYRSVERRSTPGDRIGPILGPDFRSGLAQVEAFRRSGATYAPGSAVWQVLADGAVGITQAGEASLLRGRQVILATGAMERPVPVSGWTLPGVLGAGAAQTLLKSSGVVPAEATVIAGCGPLPLLVAAQLLDAGVPLKAVLITTPRMLRAEALMQLPRAFTQFQEIIKGLSWMRRLRAAGVEIHHGVSGVEAKGVKKLEVVSFVAEGKRRSIPASVLLLHDGVVPNVQLSRSTGCRHLWDKTQLAWRPDVDEWGATSLERIAIAGDGQRIFGAKAAVLLGRLAAFDTARRLGRITVHERDASARRDQKLLKEFTRIRPFLDAAFPPSLVKPLPSGDTIVCRCEEISASSLRQSIEEGLRDPNQIKSLTRCGMGPCQGRMCGTTVTRIIAEETGRTVEQVGLYRPRIPVKPVSLGAWAELRNAFIDPDLKPKGEPSRREL
- a CDS encoding (2Fe-2S)-binding protein, encoding MAMFTRLQPSANAVEFTFEGELVSATEGDTVAAALLAHGVECFRTTPVTGAPRQPHCMIGNCFDCLVEIDGIANCQSCLVVAKPGMKVTHQDGPGEMELL